The stretch of DNA GGTTACGGCCGTCCAGCCTAATAAGGGTGGCATAGCGCCAGCAATTCCGGCTATCACGATGTTCTGCGGGGTCGCTCGTTTCAAATACATGGTATAAATCACCGCGTAACCGAATAAGCTTGCAAAGGTTAACCAAGCAGTCAGTTGATTGACCCACACCACTAACGTAGCGAACCCAAGTAAGCCGATACCTGCTGCAAAGCTGAATACGCGCACACTGCTGAGCTCACCGGATGGTAAAGGACGTCGATTTGTTCGAGTCATTTGCCCATCGATCTTTTTATCGATCAAATGGTTAAACGCAGCCGCTGAACCTGCCATTAACCCTATCCCAATCATTCCGAACAGAGTTTGTTGCAAAGGCAATCCATTCGGCACGGCCAAACACATCCCAACCAATGCCGTCAGCAACATCAAAGCCACCACTTTGGGTTTAGTCAGCGTTAAATAGACCTTCCAAGTTACTTTATTTTTCGAGACCAAATCACTTGTTGAAACCACTTCGTTTCCTGAAGAAATTCCATGATTGGTCGCACTTTCATTGCTTGATGCTCCACCTTGAACCATCACTCTATTTTGTGTCGACGTTCTACTGACCATGATTACCTCCTTGTAATACATTGTTCTTAGCCAAACACTCGCTTGGTTTGTACTGCCACACCACAAAGTTAGTCACAACCATACTCACAAGCAACATTGCCGCCATTAGGTTATGCAAAACCGCAACGGATATCGGCAGGTGGAACAAGACATTGCTAATCCCCAAACTGACTTGAGCAAACAACACCATCGCAACAACGATACTCAGCTTCTGTTGAGGTGCTTTACCCAACTTCCAAAGTTGATACACAATCATCAACACAGTTAATGTGGCAACAATAGCGCCAAAACGATGCATGACATGTATGGTAAGTCTTGCTGGATACTCCAACACACCAAACTCATAATTATCATGTCCGTGTTGAGCAAAATCGAAAGCATTTTTGAAATCGAGATAACTTGTCCAGTTACCTTCACAAATGGGTAATTGCGTACACACAAGAGCGGCATAGTTGGATGACGTCCACCCACCTAATAAGATCTGCCCAACCACCACTATCAACCCAAGCAGCGCCCAAGCTTTAAGTTTTGACGGATAAACATGTCCACTAAAACGGCTCTGAATATTGGATAAACGGCAATAGAGCAAGCAAAGAAGGGACAACAACGTAAAGCCACCCATCAAGTGCGCCATCACGACCACAGGCATGAGTTTGAGAGTGACTGTCCACATACCAAGCAAAGCCTGAAAGATCACAGTTGCGGAGATAACTAGGGGAAGGCCCATCGGTGAAATGTTT from Vibrio splendidus encodes:
- the cyoE gene encoding heme o synthase, with amino-acid sequence MVSRTSTQNRVMVQGGASSNESATNHGISSGNEVVSTSDLVSKNKVTWKVYLTLTKPKVVALMLLTALVGMCLAVPNGLPLQQTLFGMIGIGLMAGSAAAFNHLIDKKIDGQMTRTNRRPLPSGELSSVRVFSFAAGIGLLGFATLVVWVNQLTAWLTFASLFGYAVIYTMYLKRATPQNIVIAGIAGAMPPLLGWTAVTNELHSNAWLLVMIIFIWTPPHFWALAIHRRDEYAKVNIPMLPVTHGIAYTKTSILLYTLLLSIVCILPVLVGMSSWIYLSASLVLNGGFVYHAWVLKYRDEPNMAMKTFKFSIYHLMILFVALLADHYLL
- a CDS encoding COX15/CtaA family protein, encoding MQKGAPKLLMFIMRVTILLTLTVIVLGAYTRLSDAGLGCPDWPGCYGKITVPSDALAVNEANLQFPERVLEAEKAWIEMVHRYFAGSLGILIFVVVIWCIQKNISPMGLPLVISATVIFQALLGMWTVTLKLMPVVVMAHLMGGFTLLSLLCLLYCRLSNIQSRFSGHVYPSKLKAWALLGLIVVVGQILLGGWTSSNYAALVCTQLPICEGNWTSYLDFKNAFDFAQHGHDNYEFGVLEYPARLTIHVMHRFGAIVATLTVLMIVYQLWKLGKAPQQKLSIVVAMVLFAQVSLGISNVLFHLPISVAVLHNLMAAMLLVSMVVTNFVVWQYKPSECLAKNNVLQGGNHGQ